A region of Lycium barbarum isolate Lr01 chromosome 1, ASM1917538v2, whole genome shotgun sequence DNA encodes the following proteins:
- the LOC132605261 gene encoding transcription factor MYB1R1-like yields MVSMTKDARKCSHCGHNGHNSRTCNSKGVGGIKLFGVRIDDNNNNNHHGDAKMKMLKIGDHESIRRSKSLGNLELAVNYDNNGAVEAGYLSDGFIHSPRHRKKGTSWTEEEHLSFLIGLEKLGKGDWRGISKHYVPSRTPMQVASHAQKYFIRMASIDKKKRRPSVFDVHLKDSNSQISSKASTSSPSILNKITESKEANFPLEQLFDTCQIKRQASKSVPCATRERPPLSPSPISRPFGVPDLRHMPYMMGVPRNVQGVTAAAKVAPTISWIPVVNFHNQSHHLHLRNFSHQGPAFTPFVARPTSNGVLMSRPPPQVQSQASHTTPITNKDGVNISIGAL; encoded by the exons atggtgAGTATGACGAAAGATGCAAGGAAGTGCTCACATTGTGGGCACAATggacacaattcaagaacatgtAATTCGAAAGGAGTTGGAGGGATTAAATTATTTGGGGTTCGAattgacgataataataataataatcaccATGGTGATGCAAAAATGAAGATGTTGAAGATTGGCGATCATGAATCTATAAGGAGGAGCAAAAGTCTGGGCAATCTAGAACTGGCTGTGAATTATGACAACAATGGCGCTGTTGAAGCGGGATATCTCTCCGATGGGTTCATTCATTCCCCTAGACATAGAAAAAAAG GAACATCATGGACTGAGGAAGAACACCTATCTTTCTTAATTGGTTTAGAAAAACTTGGGAAAGGTGATTGGAGGGGAATATCCAAACATTACGTGCCTTCCCGAACTCCGATGCAAGTTGCTAGCCAtgctcaaaaatattttattagaatGGCCTCAATTGATAAAAAGAAACGTCGGCCTAGTGTTTTTGATGTGCACTTAAAAGATTCG AATTCACAGATTTCTTCTAAAGCTTCCACATCTTCACCTTCAATCTTAAACAAGATTACTGAATCGAAGGAG GCAAATTTCCCATTGGAGCAATTGTTCGACACTTGCCAAATTAAAAGACAG GCTAGCAAAAGTGTTCCTTGTGCAACCCGTGAAAGGCCCCCACTTTCACCGTCACCGATTAGTAGACCTTTTGGAGTCCCTGACTTACGCCACATGCCTTACATG ATGGGAGTTCCTAGGAATGTGCAAGGCGTCACAGCAGCAGCGAAAGTAGCACCAACAATCTCATGGATTCCTGTTGTTAATTTCCATAATCAAAGCCATCATCTCCATCTGAGAAATTTTTCTCATCAAGGTCCTGCTTTTACACCCTTTGTGGCACGGCCTACATCTAATGGTGTATTAATGTCAAGGCCACCTCCTCAAGTACAatctcaagcaagccatacaactCCAATCACAAATAAGGATGGTGTTAACATTAGTATTGGAGCTCTTTga
- the LOC132638598 gene encoding oleosin Cor a 13-like: MADYYGQHQHTQHQLQNPTGQQQPRSHKMVKAATAVTAGGSLLLLSGLTLAGTVIALTVATPLLVIFSPVIVPAVITLFMLFSGFLASGGFGVAAVSVLSWIYRYVTGKRPPGADQLDHARHKLATKAGEMKDRAQEFGQQHVTGAQQT; this comes from the coding sequence ATGGCTGATTACTATGGACAACACCAACATACTCAGCACCAGCTCCAAAACCCTACAGGGCAACAACAACCCCGTTCTCACAAGATGGTTAAGGCAGCTACCGCCGTAACGGCTGGTGGCTCGCTGCTTCTTCTTTCCGGCTTAACCTTAGCCGGAACGGTGATTGCTCTCACCGTTGCGACTCCGTTGCTGGTGATTTTTAGCCCGGTTATTGTACCTGCTGTTATTACTCTCTTTATGTTGTTCTCAGGGTTCTTGGCTTCTGGAGGGTTTGGTGTAGCGGCGGTAAGTGTGTTGTCGTGGATTTATCGATACGTGACCGGTAAACGACCACCTGGAGCGGACCAGTTGGACCATGCAAGGCACAAGTTGGCTACTAAAGCTGGGGAAATGAAAGATAGGGCTCAAGAGTTTGGACAGCAACACGTTACTGGAGCACAGCAGACTTGA